The Lysinibacillus irui sequence TTTTATTAAAGGTACTAGATAATTTACCGATTTCATCCCGTGAATTGACAGGTACACGTGTCTCATAATTCCCGTGGGACATCTGTTCTACTGCACGTTGTAAATCGTTTAATGGTCGCATAATATGTCGAATACCTTTATAAATCAAATAGCTAGCTACCACTAAAAATATAAAGGCACTAATGAACAGGAGAATAACTCCACTATTAGCTAACTCACTAATTTTAGCTAGCGGGAAGTAAATATAAATAATACCCTCTAATCGATTTTGATCAACGAGTGGTATCACTACTGAAATTAGTTGTCGATCAAACCTGGGCTCATAGCCAATTTTTTGCACGTATTTTCCTGATAATAATTTCTGTCTTTCTTCTGGTCCAATCAGTGTCTCATAATCTATATCAAACGGAACACAGGCACTTAACTCCCGAGGATTTCTTACTGCAAATATATTTAAATTTGAATAATCGTTAAATTGTTCAATATCTGCAATAAATTCATCCGTAACCTTGCCATTGTTATACATTGTCTGTAGCTTCAAGCCAACTTCCACCATTGTCTCTTCAGTATCTTGGACATATAAACGTTGATACAAAAAATTTGTGAGAACGTACATAAAGACAACGGTAATGATGAGAAATGCGAAAATCAACAACCAAATGCGAGTAGCAATCTTTTTCATTCGCCAGGATCAAAGCGGTAGCCCACTCCCCAAACGGTTTGAATATGCGCAGCCGCATCCTTTCCAAGCTTTATTCGTAAAGTTTTGATATGGGTATCAACGGTGCGCGTTCCACCTACATAATCAATATCCCAAATACGTTCTAATAATTGCTCTCTTGTATAGGCATTGCCCGGATTTTTCATAAATAAATGCAATAATTCAAATTCCTTTAAAGTAAGTGGAATACTCTTACCATCAACAGATACTTTACGTGCAATCTCGTCTATTTTAATAGGACCAAAAATTACGTACTTTTGCTGTAGCTCTGTAATATTCGCCCCACTTCTTCTTAAAACAGCATAAATCCTTGCTACAAGTTCATCATGTGTAAATGGCTTAACTATATAGTCATCTCCACCAAGTGTAAGGCCTTTTACCTTATCCTCATTGGCATCACGTGCTGTTAGAAAAATAATCGGTACATTGGACATCGCACGAATACTTTGACAAACAACAAAGCCATCCTCATGGGGCATCATGACATCGAGCAATACTAAATCAATTTTTTCTCGTACGATCACATCATATGCCTCTGTACCATTTGCGGCTGTAAATGTCTCAATATCGGAGTTATTGAGCATCATTTCTATTAATTTACGCATATCCTGCTCATCATCGACTATTAATACAGTTGTCATCATTGTTCCTCCCTTACTAACAGCTGAAAAGCACCTTTTCCTACATCAACTGTTTTTTCCTTCTGGCCGTCCTTTATAAAGTACAATGTATGATCATCATAGCCAGCGACAACAATATAGTTATTAAACTGGTTTACTACAAATGGATTTGCGCCAACCTCTTGATGCCATTTGATCTGGCCATCAAAACTAGCAACATATAACTCATTATGACCATGACTAACAACAAGGACAGCATCTTTTGTCTTTTTTAATCCTACAGGCATCAGAGGCATGTCAATCTCTCCATGCAGTTGGCCAGTAGATAAATCATATTTTTTAACAGAACTATTTGGCTTACTGCCTTCTCCATGTCCACCAATCCACAGCTCATGTGTTTCTTCAAGAATGGCTATTCCATGTGAGGATTTTTGAATGGGCCATTCCTGTTCAATGGACAAATCCTTCATATTTAACACCGATAATTTTGTATCTTTAAAATTTATAACATACAGTTTATCTTGATACGATGCCATAGACATAGGATAATTGCCAAGCTGCTGTGAACCAAGCTCATTTCCTTCTCGATCAAAGCTTGTCACTGTATTGGTTTTACTATTTGTTATAAAAAATTGTTGGATGTTGTCATCATAGTATACATTTGTTGTACCTATCTCTACTTTTTTTGAATAGAGCTTTTCTCCGGTTGATATTGTATAGACGTCAATATTATTTAATTGGTGTCCATACAATAATATTTGATCATTTCCTAATAGTATTGCCCCTGAATAAGCTTTATCAAATAACCATGTTGCAAAAACATTCCCATCCTCATCAATAAAATCTAATGATGGTTCTTGTATGTTTAATGAAGCTATAAAATTTCGATCTCTCTCAATGGGTTCATATGATTTTTCAGCGCAACCCGCTAACCATATTATTTGTAGTAACGAAAAAATGAAGAATGCCCATTTTTTCAACTTTATCACCTCTGCCCCTCTACTATACTTCACAATTGTGAAATTCGGGTGAAACTTGGAAGGTGAATTTATGACAAACCATAAAAATACATTTCACATTTTTTGCGTCGATTCCCTCCGTTCAATCATCTAACCAATTTTTTCTTTGTTACATATAGTACTAAGATAATGGTAAGGAGGTATAACATGATTTCAATCAGCTTATGTATGATTGTAAAAAATGAAGAAGATGTTATTGGTAGATGTCTTGAATCCGTTAAAGATTTAGTAGATGAAATTAATATCGTTGATACGGGCTCAACAGATAGCACGAAACAAGTCGTTGCACAATTTACAGATCGAATTTTTGACTTTAAATGGATTCATCATTTTGCAGCTGCACGGAACTTTTCCTTTCAGCAAGCAACAAAGGAATATATTCTCTGGCTAGATGCGGACGATGTTTTATTAGAGGAAGATCGAGAAAAATTTAAGGCGCTAAAAGAATCTCTGACTTCTGATATTGATGCTATTTCAATGAATTATCATTTAAGTTTTGATCATGAAGGTAATGTAGACGCCTTAATAAGAAGATATCGCCTTGTAAGAAGAGATAAGAAATTTCAGTGGATTGGAGCAGTGCATGAATATTTAGAAGTGGGTGGTATGCTGTTTGATAGTGATGTCGCCGTAAGTCACTTACCATTAACGCATGATCATACACGTAATATTGAGATTTATAAACAACTAGTCGAATCTGGAGAAACATTATCACCACGAGATACATTTTATTTTGCCAATGAATTACTAGATCATGGTTATTATGAAGAAGCCATTCATTATTACGAATTATTTTTAACCTCAAAATTAGGCTGGGTGGAAGATAATATTCGAGCTTGTTTCAAATTAGCAGATTGCTTTTCTCATTTAAACGATACAGAAAACAACTTTAGTGCTATTTTACGAAGCTTTGAATATGATGTACCTCGCCCTGAAGCTTGCTGCCGATTAGGTTATCATTTCATGGAGCAAAATAGAAATGATGAAGCCATTTTTTGGTACGAACAAGCACTTGTCATTAAACAAAAACCAAACGCTCCTTTTCAAAATAAAAGCTTTACTACTTGGCTCCCCCACTTACAGCTTTGTGTGCTTTATGACCGTTTGCAACAATACGAATTAGCAAATGCACACAATGAATTAGCTAGCTCCTTCATTCCGAATGACCCTAAAATTTTACACAATAAAAGGTATTTCGAAAGCATTTTAGCTAATGGACTAGACGATATCTAAATTACACTAGATACTCTAACTTAAGAAATTTAGGCAAATTGTAGCTAAGCATTCTAGTAGAATACATGCTGTTAAAAATAACTCTCGAAGTTTTAAAAATAACTCTATGTTTTAAAGGGAATAAGTAGTTATGTGTCTACCTCCTCTCTCATTCACAGAATACGATACTTGAGAGAGGAGGTGAAACTATGCATTTTGGGAAATTTCTAGATCGAGTTTGTAATAAATGCCATTCCTTTCCCTGTTGTTGTAAAACAGGGCCTATACCAGGTTGTCCAATTTGGCCGGTAAAACCTACCGGACCTACTGGATGTATTACAGGACCAACTGGACCTACGGGTATGACAGGTGTTACAGGGGCTACTGGGGCTACTGGACCTGCCGGCGTGACTGGACCTACTGGCGTGACTGGGCCTACTGGTGCTACTGGGGCTACCGGTTCGACTGGGGCTACTGGGGCTACTGGGGCTACTGGGGCTACTGGACCTGCTGGCGTGACTGGGCCTACTGGGGCCATTGGACCTGCTGGCATTACTGGGGCTACTGGGGCCATTGGACCTGCTGGCATTACTGGGGCTACTGGGGCTACTGGACCTGCCGGCGTGACTGGACCTACTGGCGCTATTGGACCTGCTGGTGTGACTGGGCCTACTGGGGCTACTGGGGCTACTGGACCGGCTGGCGTGACTGGGCCTACTGGTGCAATTGGACCGGCTGGCGCTACTGGCGCTACTGGGGCTACTGGCGGTATCGGGCCTGCCGGCGTGACTGGGCCTACTGGGGCTACCGGAGCGATTGGACCTGCCGGCATGACTGGGCCTACTGGGGCTACCGGAGCGATTGGGCCTGCTGGCGTGACTGGGCCTACTGGGGCTACTGGCGATATCGGGCCTGCCGGCGTGACTGGGGCTACCGGAGCGATTGGACCTGCTGGCGTAACTGGACCTACTGGCGCTACTGGTGAGATCGGACCTACTGGCGTGACTGGGGCTACTGGTGCCATTGGACCTGCCGGCATTACTGGGGCTACTGGTTCGACTGGTGCTACTGGACCTGCCGGCGTGACTGGGCCTACTGGCGCTATTGGACCTGCCGGCGTGACTGGGCCTACTGGGGCTACCGGAGCGATTGGGCCTGCTGGCGTAACTGGACCTACTGGCGCTACTGGTGAGATCGGACCTACTGGCGTGACTGGGGCTACTGGTGCCATTGGACCTGCCGGCATTACTGGGGCTACTGGTTCGACTGGTGCTACTGGACCTGCCGGCGTGACTGGGCCTACTGGGGCTACCGGAGCGATTGGACCTGCGGGCGTGACTGGACCTACTGGCGTAACTGGACCTACTGGTGCCATCGGACCTGCCGGCATTACTGGGGCTACTGGGGCTACTGGACCTGCCGGCGTGACTGGACCTACTGGGGCGCGTAACTGGACCTACTGGCGTGACTGGGCCTACTGGCGCTATTGGACCTGCCGGCGTACCTGGACCTACTGGCGCTACTGGTGATATTGGACCTACTGGCGTAACTGGCGCTACCGGGGCTACTGGTGCCATTGGACCTGCTGGTGTGACTGGACCTACTGGTGAGATCGGACCTACTGGCGTAACTGGACCTACTGGCGCAATTGGGCCTGTGGGCGTGACTGGACCTACTGGTGAGATCGGACCTACTGGCGTAACTGGACCTACTGGTGCCATTGGGCCTGCCGGCGTGACTGGGCCTACTGGTGCCATTGGACCTGCCGGCATTACTGGTGCTACTGGGGCTACTGGACCTGCCGGCGTGACTGGGCCTACTGGCGCTATTGGACCGGCTGGCGTGACTGGGCCTACTGGCGCTATTGGACCTGCCGGCATTACTGGTGCTACTGGGGCTACTGGACCTGCCGGCGTGACTGGGCCTACTGGGGCTACCGGAGCGATTGGACCTGCTGGCGTAACTGGACCTACTGGGGCTACTGGTGAGATCGGACCTACTGGCGTGACTGGACCTACTGGTGCCATTGGACCTGCCGGCATTACTGGTGCTACTGGTTCGACTGGTGCTACTGGACCTGCCGGCGTGACTGGGCCTACTGGCGCTATTGGACCTGCCGGCGTGACTGGGCCTACTGGCGCTATTGGACCTGCCGGCGTGACTGGGGCTACCGGAGCGATTGGGCCTGCTGGCGTAACTGGACCTACTGGTGAGATCGGACCTGCCGGCATTACTGGTGCTACTGGGGCTACCGGAGCGATTGGGCCTGCTGGTGTGACTGGACCTACTGGTGAGATCGGACCTGCCGGCATTACTGGTGCTACTGGGGCTACCGGAGCGATTGGGCCTGCTGGTGTGACTGGACCTACTGGGGCTACTGGTACCATTGGACCTGCTGGTGTGACTGGGCCTACTGGGGCTACTGGTGCCATTGGACCTGCTGGTGTGACTGGACCTACTGGGGCTACTGGTGCCATTGGACCTGCTGGTGTGACTGGACCTACTGGGGCTACTGGACCTGCGCTTACCGAAGGATTCTCAGCATTTAAAAACACACTAACTGTTAACGCTTCTACCTCTATTGCTGACTGGAGTGTAGCATCACCTTACTTTACAACGCCTGCTTTTAATCCAGCAACGGGGATTTTCACTGTACCAACTACAGGAAGATACTCCTTTGAAGCAACTATAAATTACTCTACTACTGCGGCCATTAGTGTTACTTTAGGGGGTGGAATCAATCCTTCATTTGCAATACGAAGAAATGCAACAACAAATCTAATTAGCGGCTTGTTCCCTGTATTGAATGTAAACGTCGCACTGGTATTAACTTTACGTGCAATACTTGGAAATGGTACTATCACTTTGGCAGGTGAAGTAGAATTAGTAGCTGGGGATACAATTGACTTGTTCTATGAAGCCAATGGTTTGACAATTGGACTTACGCTAGGTGGAGCTAACTCCGGTGGTATCGTTTGGTCATGTCATCGAATATCTTAAGTCTAATTATCTATTAGCTTTTTAAAGCAATTAGTAATCGAAATAGCAAACTATCTATATTAGTTTGCTATTTCTTATTCATCATTCAAAACATACATAAAAAAATAGTACAAACATTGATAGCTCATGTTTTGTACTATTTCTTTTTATTGCTGAAACATTTCCCTTACCACATCTTCTGCAATATGTTTCCCTTGCTGCACACATTCTGGTATAGATATTCCTTCAAATGAGCTTCCTGCAAGTTTTACAGTTGGAAAATGTTCATACAATTCCTGTTTTATTCGCTGGACCTTGGCTTCATGTCCTACTGTATATTGTGGCATTGCATTTTTCCAACGAGTCACTACTGTCATCATTGGTTCGCCATTTACCCCAATGGTTTTATTTAAATCCTGAAGTACAGTTTTTTCTATTTCAGTATCAGATAATGCTACAATGGCTTCGTCTCCAACACGCCCAATATAGCTACGTAATAATACATAATCGTCTGGAGAGGTACCTGGCCATTTTCGGTTCATCCAAGTACAAGAAGTAATTGAAAAATCACTATTTCGAGAGACATAAAAAGAAAGTGCATCCAAATCGCCAAGCTGTTCCTTTTTAAAGGCCATTGTGACAGTTGCAATGGTTGCTGCCTTCATCGTCCCTAATTCATTTAACAGACTATGCTTACTAAACATTTTTTCTGCCACATTAAATGGTGTAGCGATAATAACAGCATCTGCTTTTATATTGGAAAAATTGTTTAACATCACTTGAACGGTTCCGTCCTTGCCATGTTCAATTTCCTCCACTTTCACACCCTTCATAACTGTCCCTGGAAGTAGTGATTCTTCTATACTTTCAATCAGTGTTTCAAGGCCATTACTAAAGGTCTGAAAAATCCCTTTATTTTCATCAATCAAATGATTGCTTAAGAAATTTGTTCCTGCCTTTTTCATGCCAATTAGTAAGCTACGATATTTTTGCTCTAAACTGTAAAGCTGCGGGAAAGTGGAGCTCATACTTAATTGCTCGATATCACCTGCAAATGTACCTGCCAGTAAAGGTTCTACTAAGTTTTCCACGATCTCTGCACCAAATCTTCTTCTAAAAAAGGCACCTAACGGTTGATCGTCATCTTGTGCTGAACGGGGAATGAAAAAATCCCCCGCAGCACGCACTTTTCCGCTAAGTGAAAATAACCCTGATGTTATGAATGACGAGATATGAGGCGTTTCTCCAGATAAAAGTTGACTAGGAATAGGGTATAACTGGCTACCTACTGCAACATAAGTCGGTCCTGCATTACTCGTTTGTATTTTCTGCTCGATACCGAGATCCTTCGCTAAAGCACTAACATAGTTTTCACGATCAAAAAAAGATTCTGGCCCGCGCTCAATAATAAAACCATCTTTTCTCAATGTTTGAATTTTTCCGCCAAGACGTAATGACGACTCGACAAGTACGATATCTAATGGCAATTCTTTTGCGCTTGCTTCTTTTTGCATATAGAACGCAGCTGTAAGGCCTGTAATGCCAGCGCCTATGACAACTACCTTTCGTCTTTTCTGAGTCACCAACATCATCACTTTCTTTTCGCTTAGCTTAATTTTTTATGAATTGCATCTACCATCGCATCGATAAATAATGGGTGTGTATTTGGCATCGCTGGGCGATAGTATTTTGCGTCAAGTTCATCACAAACAACTTTACACTCAAAATCATTATCATATAATACTTCTAAATGCTCCGTTACAAAACCTACTGGTGTATAAACAAATGAACGGTAACCTTTTTCTTCAAATAGTTCACGAGTTAAGTCTTGGACATCTGGACCAATCCAAGGTTCTGGTGTTTGCCCTGCTGATTGCCAGCCCACCTCAACATTTTTTAAACCTGTTGCTTCTTGAATAAGTCGAGCTGTTTCGATTAATTGATCCTCATAAGGATCTCCTAAATCTTTAATCTTTTCAGGAAGTGAATGTGCTGACACGATTAAACATGCTTTTTCACGTTCTTCCTCAGACATAGCCTCAAACGTAGCATTCACTTGTTGTTTCCAATACTCGATGAATTTTGGCTCATCGTACCAAGACTCTACAGAAGTAATCGTTAAACGATCACCTGCCGCCTCTACAGCACGACCGTTATAGGATTTAATAGAGAACGTAGAGAAATGAGGAGCTAAAACAATAGAAACCGCTTCTTTGATGCCCTCTGCCACCATTTGCTCAACTGCATCTTCAATAAATGGATGAATATGCTTTAAACCAATAAACAATTTATATTCCACTGTATCCTGCACTTCATTTAACCGTGCACATAAAGCTTCAGCTTGTGCCTGTGTTGCTGCTGCTAATGGTGATAAACCACCAATTGCTTCATAGCGGCTACGAAGATCTTCTAAATGCTCTTCAGAAGGTTTGCGGCCATGACGAATATGTGTATAGTAAGGTTCGATATCTTCTTCTTTATAAGGTGTTCCGTATGCCATTACCAATAAGCCTTTAACTTCTTTCATTACCCATTCACCTCAAAAATTGTTTTATATTTTATACATTATGTGATAAAAAGAAGCTGCCCAGTCTTTCATATTGGACAGCTCCCTTTCTATGATAAAATCATTCATCCATAGAAAAGGGATTTTCACATTTAATTTGTTTGTTATTAGGAACGTGCTTGAATTTGCTGTGCACTATACTCATGAATAAGTGTAGTCAGACGTTTTAATACATCTGGATCTACTTCTGGGAAAACTCCATGCCCCAGGTTAAAAATATGTCCTGGCATTTCTAAGCCTTGGTCAATAATATCTTTGGCTCTTTTTTCAATAACAGACCAATCCGCAAGTAATAGAGATGGGTCTAAGTTACCTTGAACAGGTTTTGTAATGCCATTTGCACGTGCCTCTTTAATAGGTAAACGCCAGTCTAAGCCAACAACATCAATCGGTAAATCATTCCATTCTTTTGCTAAATGGCTAGCACCGACACCAAATTGAATTAATGGCACATTTTCTTTTTGCAACTCTGCAAAAATTCGCGTCATAATTGGTTTTATAAACACACGGTAATCTTCAACATTTAATGCACCAACCCAAGAATCGAAGACTTGTATTGCTTTTGCACCCGCTTTAATTTGAGCAGTTACATCTGCAATAATCATATCAGCTAGTTTATCCATTAATGCAAACCATGCTTGAGGTTCTGATACCATAAATGATTTTGTTTTATTATAGTTTTTTGACGGACCGCCTTCAATCATGTAGCTTGCAAGTGTAAATGGTGCGCCAGCAAAACCGATTAAAGGAACATTTAATTGCTCTTCTGTCAGCAACTTAATCGTTTCTAATACAAAGGGTGTATGCTCTTTAGCATTAAATTCACCTAATTTTTCTACATCCGCAACTGAACGAATAGGATTTGAAATAACAGGACCAACGCCTGCTTTGATTTTTACATCTATCCCAATGCCAGGAAGAGGTGTGACAATATCTTTGTATAAAATAGCAGCATCGACATTGTAATTTTCTACAGGTAGACGAGTGACATACGCACATAGCTCAGGTTGATGTGTAATTTCCTCTAAGGAATATTTTTCTTTTATAGCACGGTATTCTGGCTGTGAACGTCCTGCCTGACGCATATACCATACTGGCGTGTGTGCTGTCCTTTCTCCACGTGCAGCTCGCAGAAGTGTATCATTAAAAGTTGTCATGAAATTTCCTTCCCCTCAAAAAATCATTTTTCTCCTTTATACCTGTTGTTTCACTTTCGGTACAAAAAATATTTGGTGAATCAAGTTAAAAATGTCTTGTTTATTCCTTTATTATTGATATCCGTTTCCAATAGTAAACGCTTCCTCTGTTATTGTATAGTTTTCCTAGTGAAATGTCATAAAATTGTTCTTTCTCGGCAGATTCTTTTTGGTCAAAGCGTTAGACTTATGCTTAAAAGGGTATAATCACGCTATAATTAATAAGATTCATAAGGAGGATAAATTGATGTATATTTATTTAACTTCTGGTACTGGTGATTTTTTAGAACAGGTAAAAAATAAGTATCCAAATGAGCATATGATCTTAATCCACGGAGACGGAAACTCTGTCTTGATACATGAAACAGAAGGAAAAACAGTGTTTGCAACGCCTCGTAAATTCGAAGTTTTGGATTCAGTAAATGACCTAGAGGAACGAGGCTTCTTTGTTTTTAATAATATTCCTGTGACAGACGAGGGACGTCCTGTATTCGAACACCGCTTTTTAGAGCGTTCGCGAGCCATTGAGGAGGAGCCGGGCTTTGTTGCCTTCCGTTTATTAAGACCCATCAAGAGTGATACTTACATTGTCATGACACAATGGAATGGGCCACATTCATTTGAAGCATGGAAGAGTTCTAAAGCCTTTGAAAATGCCCATGCTAAAAAAGATGATTCAACTGGAGTACGCCAGCAGAACATCTTTTCAGCAGCTTCTTATGTAACAACCTATAGCGCAATACCGAAGGAAGAAGATTCACAATAAGCCTAAATAATTAAAAGCTCATTTATCCAACAATAGCATTGGGTGAATGAGCTTTTTAATTTATCAATAGTATTCTATTCTACTTAGAAACCTTCGATGTCAATTCACTAATAACCAAAACAACGATGACAGTAATATAAAACATTGGTTGTGTCATTGCACATAAGCCCACAATAATAGCTTGTGTAATCATTGCTAAACGCACAACCTGCTTCACAGCTAATGGACGGGCATTATCGGGTAATGGATAGAGCATATCCATTCGAAATTCACCGCTTGATAGTAATGCTTGCTTTAACTGAATGGTTGTCGCAAAGCTCAGTGCACCAGCAGCAATCCATGTAACGACAGGAATGTCTACAAATGCAGCAATGATTGCTGAAATAGCTGTAAGACGAAGCCATAAATAGAAATGGTCATCTGTTCGAACAAAGGTACGAAATACCAGATACTTTTGAGCATTGCCCTTACCGTATGGTACAAATTTATAGAGCCAGTCCATCCAACTACGGCGACGGATGCTTCCATGTAAATGGGGTACGTCTGTAAAATAATTAGCAAAACGGTAAAAGCTCATCATACGATTCTGTTCAAGCTTTACAAAATGTTCATAAGGCACAGGTTCACCGGTCGATTTTTTTCTAAAGACAATGATATAAATAACGCTGATAACTGTAACGACTACTGCTAATAGGAGCTGAGCATGGAGTCCCAAATAGATTGCAGCTGCAAATACGATAGCTCGAATAAGCCTGTCCACCCAGACCATATTGCCTCGTTCACTATAACGATAGTTGAATTCTCCTTGAACACTTATATATTTCAAAACAATGACAAGTAAAAATACTGTCCATATGTCGATCGTTGTTAATTCCGTTACTGCTTTTAATAATGGAATACAAACAATATAGACAATCGCTACTATCCACACTTGAGACCAATAAGTCCAAGCCAATGCCTTATTAAAATACTGTGATATTTTTGATTCTAAAGGCAATAGGTATACTTGGTCTGGCTCTCTCAAGAGCGTAGTAGGGCGGCTAAAGGCCAATAAAATCCCTACGATTAGAGCAATGATGATTTCTGCTGGAAAGTCTGTTTGTACAACTTTCAGCCATTCACTATATTGATAGCCCCCTGCTCCAATAAGAAAAACAAGTACAATCGCAATATGCCCTGTAAATATAAATTGCATATATTTTTGTACTTCTCCTATATAATGCATGAAGCGAGAGGACCATACATCACGCAAGTTCTTCATGGTCCCGCTCCTTTGTCATGGCAATATAGAGATCGTCCAATGTCGCATTCGGCATTGCAAACGATTTGCGTAAATCAGCCATTGTTCCCTGCGCTCGAACTCTTCCTTCGTGCAATAAAATAATTCGATCACAATGCTTTTCAGCTGTCGATAGTATGTGTGTAGACATTAATATAGAAGCACCTTCTTTTTTCTTTTCATCCATCTGGTCTAATAATGATTGAATACCTAGGGGATCTAAGCCCACAAAAGGCTCATCAATAATATAAAGACTTGGATTCACTAAAAAGGCACACATAATCATGACTTTTTGACGCATTCCCTTTGAAAAATGCGAAGGGAACCAATTTAATCTTTTCTCCATTCGAAATTCTTTTAATAGCACCTCTGAACGAGCATCAAGGGTTGCCTTATCAATACCATATGCCATCGCTGTTAACTCTAAATGCTCTCTTAATGTAAGCTCATCATATAGCACAGGGGTTTCGGGAATATAGGAAAAGGCTGTTCGATACTTGTCCGTATCTTCTTTTAATGTTACCCCGTTTAGTCGAATGTCCCCTTCCTTTGGTAACATTGTTCCTATAATATGTTTAATTGTTGTACTTTTACCAGCTCCATTTAAACCGATTAAGCCAACTAATTCCCCTTTTCCAATAGTAAAAGATAAATCTTTAATAACAGGTTTTCTAGTATATCCACCCGTCACATGCTGTACCTCTAATACTGACATATCCTCACTCCTCTTCTTGTTTTATATTTTATCAAAAATTAGCAAATGATACAGGTTTGAGTATGATAGAATGTATTTACACATACGTTAAGGGGGAAATTCTCATGAGCGATTGCCTATTCTGCAAAATTATCGATGGATCCATTCCAAGTACAAAAATCTACGAGGATGACCATGTCTATGCCTTTACAGATATTTCACCTGTTGCTAAAGGCCACACATTATTAA is a genomic window containing:
- a CDS encoding ABC transporter permease — translated: MKNLRDVWSSRFMHYIGEVQKYMQFIFTGHIAIVLVFLIGAGGYQYSEWLKVVQTDFPAEIIIALIVGILLAFSRPTTLLREPDQVYLLPLESKISQYFNKALAWTYWSQVWIVAIVYIVCIPLLKAVTELTTIDIWTVFLLVIVLKYISVQGEFNYRYSERGNMVWVDRLIRAIVFAAAIYLGLHAQLLLAVVVTVISVIYIIVFRKKSTGEPVPYEHFVKLEQNRMMSFYRFANYFTDVPHLHGSIRRRSWMDWLYKFVPYGKGNAQKYLVFRTFVRTDDHFYLWLRLTAISAIIAAFVDIPVVTWIAAGALSFATTIQLKQALLSSGEFRMDMLYPLPDNARPLAVKQVVRLAMITQAIIVGLCAMTQPMFYITVIVVLVISELTSKVSK
- a CDS encoding ABC transporter ATP-binding protein, encoding MSVLEVQHVTGGYTRKPVIKDLSFTIGKGELVGLIGLNGAGKSTTIKHIIGTMLPKEGDIRLNGVTLKEDTDKYRTAFSYIPETPVLYDELTLREHLELTAMAYGIDKATLDARSEVLLKEFRMEKRLNWFPSHFSKGMRQKVMIMCAFLVNPSLYIIDEPFVGLDPLGIQSLLDQMDEKKKEGASILMSTHILSTAEKHCDRIILLHEGRVRAQGTMADLRKSFAMPNATLDDLYIAMTKERDHEELA